The Calypte anna isolate BGI_N300 chromosome 9, bCalAnn1_v1.p, whole genome shotgun sequence sequence TAAGAAAGATCTACTGTGATATAAATATACACCTTACAATATGTACAAGTCTGATCTTACAAAATAAGAGCTTCCTAAAAATACTAACTACAAAATTTTCTTAGTGTTCAGTCAAGCTGTCTCAAACAGTCACTATATCAAATTCCTAAAACACTGATGTGTTACATAGCACAGCAGCTTGAACATGTTCACAATGGAAAAGAGCCCAACAGTTCACCATAAAACTGATTCTAATCCTAATTTCCCACTCAGGTTTAGTGGTAATGTTAGTGTTTGCTATCTATTTTAATgtcacaagttttttttttacctctttctaGACTGTGTTTGAACTATTCAAAGTGCTGAAAGTGCGATCAGAGTGTTGTACCCATTTTCTAGTACACCCTTCTCTGACACTGGCAACAATGGCCAAGTATTTAAAGGTCCTTGAGGTCAAAAAGGCACAGGCTCATTTGTACATGCTCAGGTAAGTATGCACAGATACACACATGCACTTTGCTTTAAAGACCTGCCTCTAAACATTAAAAGGCTGCTTTTAGCAGGAAGCTTTAATAATTCCTTACAAATGTTTTAATGCAGATGCCTGGAATTGTTGTGCCACATCTTGATATAAATTGCTCAAAATTATAGTAAGACagtggtgggggaaaaaaaaaaaaaaaaaaaaggtatccaAGTATTGCTCTGGAATACAGAGAAATagtctttgttttctcagtctATATCAAGCTATGTCCAGGTGACAGTAGCCCATGGGATTTCTTCTGCCTCAGTTAACACAGCATATGTGAGCATACACATATGCATAACACACCCTCAGTATTTGTTCTTCTGTTGGAGACCATCTGCAGtctgaatgaaaataaagctaTTTGAAGAACGTTTCAGCCAATGTATTTTTGTACTTATAcatacaagaaataaaaactgaactGTGCCTCAATGAGAATACAGACTTCCACTGATATGCCAGTTAACAGCTTCCTTCTCACCCTCCTGCCCTACCTACAGTGCTCTTCTGCGACATGCATCGTGGTAACTAGTGCTGTTAAAAACTAAGAACATATCCCTCTTGACAAAGTTGACAAATTTTTCTAGTGGACACATTGGCTTGTTGGAATGCTTGTAATAATCCTTGCAGAACGACGTCTGGAAGGTGACATCAGTGCCATCGTAAAGGATGCGGACAAAGTGTTCTTTGGGTTTCTTCCCATCCTGCCACAGCTCAAAAACTAATCTGGCAGCAAATCTAGGGAATCTGGCTTCTGTAATGCCCAAGGCACTAATAACAGGTGACAAGGTGACATCGTGTGCAGAGTAAAGAACAAATACTTCTTCTTTCTTGCCTTCCGCAATACGCTGCAGCCGGTTAACAGTCTGGTTGAGGAGAGGGTGAGTAGCCAATAGTGCATACAAGAAATaaagtttcttttcctgtctttctctCTCATCCTCCAACTGATGTCTTTTGATTACTTTGAAGTGTTCCATACTCATGCAGCCAGTTTTGGTACAGGGAAAGCTGACATTGTGGCAAAAATAGCACAAGAGAGAATCTATTGGGTTGGAAGCTCTCAGCTGCCTGGTGGGAATACCTACAATCTTTGCCATATCCACATAGATTTTCtccaaatcagtatttttcacCCGTAAACTGTATTGTCTGCGCTGTTCCTCTTCTAGGTAGTGGTTCCGCATGGGACAGTCACAGCTTCCAGAGCAAAAAATGGTGCTCCACTGATGCCTcatgttaattttcttccagtCAAAATCTGGCAAAAAAGTGTAGAGCAGTGCCAGGGCACTCTGCAAGGTTCGGCTCTTTCCTGTTGTTTCCAAGTAGAGCTGTTTTGCTGTCCAGTTACTCAGAAGCAGTTTatgtttgtttatatatatttctcgCAAAAGTTGTCCGTTTTGCAAGTGTTGTACAACCCCTGAAAGagagtttttttaagaaattacaaCACACTGTTAGAATCATCTAATCTGGAAAAATACATGTAGCAGTCTAACTGATAAATAAGCAATTAGGTTAAAAGGTTATGAACTTCAAAGTTGTACTTCACCTATGCATGATTGGTAGGAAAACTGCATGAAATAAGACACCTGCTGTACTTCAGAATCTCTCAGACTCTAGGACCTAAACTGAGATATAGATATGAAAAGCTGGTTgcataaaatttaaaaccttactggtttaatattttttctttggacTAGAGACACAGACAGAAGGGCTCAAACATGACTAATAAAAGTGAGATGGTTATGAAGAGACTGCACCTGAGTCACTTTTTCAGACAGGCAGCTACAGTGCAAATTTATGGCTCTTATGAGTCAGGAAAAGAACACACAGAATATACTCCAGTGTGTAAACTCACAAATGAGAGTGGTGAGGAAGGCAACTGCAGACTTCCTTCTCTGTCTTCCTTCAGGCAATACTCATACTACTTGATAATTCTTAAACTAATGCTCTGCCTCATCAAGGTGGAAAGGAAGAGGGTGTATCCTTCTCACATGCCAAAAGCTTTGCTCCAGAATCCATCCTGCCTGTGCTATGCTcccacagcagcaaagcaacagGCATAAATCCTTTATGCACCAGAGCATCAATATAACTCACCACAGGCAATAGGAATCCCAGATAATAACTCAGTTACAAGTTGTAGGCAATGATCAATCCAGTGTCATGTGAAAAGTGCTGTGTTAGGAAAAATTCTCTGGCAACTTGCCTTGGTTTGTCCTGATGTCACATTGCAGGACTTGACTGTGTCCTAACAAATAGGATCTCAAAACATACAGGGACTTGGCAGGCaagttttgattattttaaatttatctttaatttattaataaataacaatttttttaattattatttttaatttattatttatttaaaatacatgagATTCCTTGAAAGTCAGCTGAGTACTAACTCCCAAAATCTTCAACACACTTTTCACTCTCACCAGTCAGTCTCCAGACACACTGACTACCCAGATCCAGTCATACTCTCTTTCAGACTTTGatatttaagataaaaaaaaagaacaatgcaGTTAAAAGCAAGGTGTGGGAACACAATTGAACAGATGAATGTTGAAATTTGAAAAGACACAGGAGAACAGAAAAGTACTGTCAATGTGAATtctcaaattaaattaattaatgttgAGGAGAAAAATTCACATGTAAGTAACCCTTTTCACAATCACATTTCTACCAGGTATGCAGCAGTTTTCCCATGTGTTTGTGGGAAAgcacttctgtattttcatttctgatacACTGATATGAGCAGATGCAGAAAAGTCATCCCAGCAAACAAAGACAGGGACTTTCAGTCCTGCTGGCTATTCTGGGTGGAGAACACAAACAATTCCAAGAGCTGTGCAATCTGTGAAAAGCTGTTTCTTACAAACTGGAAACTTGTTCCTATACTATTGTCTTCTCACCTTTTGTTCCCTTCATATTTTCTATCACTTGCTGACAGCAGTTCCAGgtcttttccaaaagaaaaggtCTTTTCCCTTTACTACTGCTCTGGTCCAGCActgcctttgtttctctttccagtcTCAAGTCCTTTGTCTCTTTCTGGTATTTCCAACAACCCCACAGGACCAGCTTTCCACATCCCTTCTCCTACATACTCAAGTCCCTGACTGCAACACTTCCACTTAACTCCCATCTCTCCTGCCTTTTTTGTACAACTAAACAATATATTCACTACCAGAGTTCAGCAGTATTTGTCTCAGTGGTAAAACTGATGAAATCTCaaagttctgtttttttaaattttgtttggaATTCAGTTGCTGATACTTCCACCTTTTCTCCCAGTAATTAGGCTAAGCAGAACTGACagatgaaataagaaaataagtttcatttttcctgtgctgaaaaTATACCTAAACAAACATGCCAGAAAGCACACTGTTGGAACTTCATTACAAAACCTGGGGTTTTCTCTTTCCATAACACAAGCACCAAGTGTGTCTGTTACACCTGAATCTCTTGGAGGGGACACAGCAGTTAAATCACAGGTATTAACTGGCAACTAAGTGATTGCATAAACTGAATTACAAACCTCAGAAAACAGATCTGCCCCAGCAGGGATTGAGCAATGCCATTTTTCACTGAGGTGACAATTTTGTGGTGTGGAGCAACGTCAAGGAAAGGTGCTCTGCCCCGTTACAAATAGATTACAGGTTCAATCCAACTGCAACAAAATTGGCAAGTATGGTTTCTAGAACTGTCACCACTTTTATGGTAGAGACTCTAATGCTTTATTCATATCCCAGCCTAGTCTGCAACTAACATTATAAGCTTCCCATAAAAAAGCAGTTATTTCAGactaaattaaaacagaagatCCCTTTTACAGCAGGGTGTGTTtaaaagagcagagggaaagtcAGCAGGTGCCCAGGACACTTACCTGTCTGTGTCAGCTCTCCCATTTCACACAAGGAATGACTGGGGTAGCGGggcaggctgctcagggaaccATCCATTTGTGCTGCAGACCCTTTGGACATATGCTTAATGAAAGCTTCAAGTTGAGGATGAGAAGGTTTCCTAGAGAGATAAACCAAATGTGAACATTTCCAAAAGCATATGGGAAAAGAGCTCGAgagaataaagtattttaaatatgtcaGCCCAGAAATGTCAGTGTGGGGTTATTTCCCACTGAGACAACATCTGCTCTTACTCAAGACTTCTGCAAGTATGCAAAAGCAATCTATTACCAAAAACCTACAGGGAAACCCATGTCTTATCATGTTAAAATTATGATGCCTTTCAATAAGCAATTTGGGAAGGATTTTAGTTGTGtttcttgtttatttgtttggtttagtgAGGAattcgattttttttttttaattcacagcaATATTAGtgactgtgtttaaaaaaacaaacaaacaaacaaaacacattctCTCCAGTTTCTAAAGTACCATTGCACTTTAACACCACAGCCAAAGACAGTGAAAATCAAAAGGGGTTCAAATAACCAGTATTCCAAGTAGTTGATCTTGAAGGAATTCTCGAGTTTTCTAATGTCCAATGCTGACTAAAACATCAAACTTTATTTCTAATTACTCCAGACTTAAAATTAAATAGCATGTGTAATGTCAATTAAGTGGCACCCAGAAAGCAGTATCCAGTGGCCCTATTAAAGTTCCAAGTCAATGTTTTGGGTATTGTACTACTACTAGGGAAGAAAAAGCTCAACACTGCTGGACACTTAAAACACTTGAGACACCTCCCTCACAATGCAAGTACTGAATGCAACTGGAAAAGAGCTAAAAAGCTTTGGTTAACTCACTGAAACAGAATTCAAGTCAGTTTAAGAATGCTTAGATCTCCTGAAATGTCCTGCAGATTTCAAACACACTTGTGTTTGTACAATGCTCTTGTATTGCTGAAAATTACATATACAAAAAATCCACAATGTAATCAAAAGAGATTTAAAccttaagaaaacaaagatatCACAGTTCTACAGCAGAAGTACATCACATAAATAGAGATTTGTTTGCTAAGTTTCAGCTTTCAACCAACGTCAAGCAGTCACCTCTCTATTTGCACAGAATCAGGAACTGTCGATGCAGCCCTGGCCTAGTTGGGTTTTCACTTTAATAGTACTTGCAGCCTGAACACACTATAAAGATACATatagataatatatatatataaataatatcaATTTGTTCAGAGAACTTCTACAGAAAAGTGAGCTTTGTGTTTCTTGTTCGATTATGCTTTGCTGGAATAGAAACTGGCTTGGTACAAAAACCTCAGGTCTGAAAAAAAGACTTGCAATAACCACAAGAGGGTGCAATAACACCACTGAAGTGTGAAGAGGTGTCTGGAACCCAAGGACAAAGACAGTCAGAGgtattaatcatagaatcatagaattagccgggttggaagggacctcagagatcatctagtccaacccttgacccaccggagcagttgctagaccatggcactgagtgccacatccagtctttttttaaatgtctccagggacagagaatctaccacctcaccgggcagtccattccatagcctgatcaccctctccgtgaagaaattctttctaatatctaacctaaacctcccctggcacaacttaagactgtgtcctcttgtcttgttgaaggtcgtctgtgaaaagagtccagttcccacctcgctacagcctcctttcagggagttgtagacagcaatgaggtctcccctgagcctcctcttcttcaggctgaacagccccagctccctcagcctctcctcatagggcctgtgctcgagtcccttcaccagcctggttgccctcctttggacctgttccaggacctctacatccttcttaaactgaggggcccagaactggacacagtactcgaggtgtggcctaaccagcgctgagtacaggggaagaatcacctccctggacctgctggtgacgctgtttctgatacaggacaggatgccattggccttcttggccacctgggcacactgctggctcatgttcagtttcttgtcaatccagactcccagctccctttctgcctggctgctctccagccactctgtgcccagcctggagctccccatggggttgttgtggccaaagtgcaggacccggcacttggccttgttgaacctcatccccttggaatcagcccagctctccagtctgtccaggtccctctgcagagccctcctgccttcgagttggtccacacttcctcccagcttggtgtcatccgcgaatttgctgatgatggactcaatcccttcgtctaagtcgtcgataaagatattaaacagaactgggcccaatactgatccctgaTGGTAGAGCCAACTAAGAAACTCTTCAATGAGGACACATAAAGCAGAGCTCACAAGCATTTACACACACAGtaacatatcctgtgcctctGTCAACAGATAGGCTGCTCATTGTCATGGCATTTTATAAAACTTGTGTTTTTCCAGTATTTAATTtaccctcaggaaaaaaaaaaaaaaattgtgaagaaaATGTCCCCATGAATTATGGTACAACAGCTAGAaagggacaaaaagaaaaaaagaaaaaggtaaaatgagagaaacatgtcaatatatatttttttcatttttacttctaaTTGAAAGGAAAACCAACGACTCAACAACATCTTAAATGCAtggctttttctgtgtgttttagtAGTAACATTGCAAGTGAAGTTTAATATTTGAGTagagattttgtttctgttctgttccaAAGCACTGGAGGCTTCCTGTCATTAGGCAGTGACACACACATTAGAAAGCTTAATCCAGCTCCAGATGTGCCACTTACAAACAGAACTTTTTGTGCATTTTGCTATTTTCACAGCTCAGCAGGACAATctaaaaatggaagaattaagtagagaaaatgaaatgaagccCATTAGCAAATAGCTTTTTAAGCTTATTACAGACATAGCAGGCTGAACTGGTGATTTTTTCAACTTTTCCCTAAACCTTGTTTACTAAATTAACAAGATTTGCAAATACATGTGCAAGAAAACTAGAACTGTATTATCAATTCTGCTTCTTTTGCTTACAAAAATCCAGATTCTAATGGAATCAAACCTGAACTGTCACCGATCACTtgtgggaaggaagaaagaaaagaagcactTATCAGTACTTTGCAAAAAGATTTCCCTAAATAATGGCAGGCAAGAAAAACTAATACCCATGACAAAATCATAGAACATATGATAGTTAATAAAATTATAGTCCAGTGTATTAATATAGCTTTTCATTTACATACTAGATACAAGCTCCTTAACttcagattactttttttttcttttaagtgcgCATAAGCTAAGAACATGGTGAAgagactcgagcacagatcctgtgaggagaggctgagggagctgggggtgttgaggctggagaagaggaggctcaggggagacctcatcactctctacaactccctgaaaggaggttggagccagggggggttgggctcttttcccaggcaactctcagcaagacaagagggcagggtctcaagttgtgccaggggaggtttaggttggagattcgaaagaatttctttctggagagggtgatcaggcattggaatgggctgcccagggaagtagtagattctccgtgtctggagatctttccaaagagcctggatgtggcactgagtgccatgggctgggaaccacagcagtagtggatcaagggttggacttggtgatctctgaggtcccttccaacccagccagttctatgattctatgaataatgGCAAAAGGTCAGGACAGCAATATCAGATGCTTGAAAAGGCTGAAACCTTATTTATCTGCCAGTGAAATGGGGGAGGTCTCTTCTCCTTGAGTCACTAATAGTGGGGGACAAACCCCACCCCTTCCTTACAGTTCTTACACTTCTCTGTGTGCCCTGGAGCATATCAGAGACACAGAGGAGCTGTAAATGAAGCTTGTCCTTCACCTCATTAGCTAAGAATtgagctgggaactgcaacggtggttcaagggttggacttgatgatctctgaggtcccttccaacccagcccattctatgattctatgaacatgcTCACAGAAGCAGAGTTTGAAATATAAGTTAGACATATTCCTGAGTATCAATTTCAAGCTTACTACTTGTAAAATgtattacaaggaaaaaaaaaaaaagaggacagaaaTAAGAACTATCCTGCCTGAAGGGAACAGACATCTCAGCCTCCAGTGTGTTTCTATCCTGAATGTAATCCTCATGTAACCACATTCTGAACATACCAGCAATTCTCCTGATTAACTCTGTCCAACTGAGCaaacaaaacagtgttttcCTCAACAGCAAAATTTACAGCACCACTCAGGCTACAAGCTAACAAATgattccccctccccacccccagatttctcttttatttagaATATGAATCTTTCTGTTGAATTGGCCAATTTGCAGATGCCGCAGGAGATGGAGTATCCAGGCAACACAGCTGAGACTGCTGGGGCTCTctgagcaggaagaaaagaaaattactcaGTTTTATACTTGAAAAGGctgaaatatctttaaaattttattgccATAAAAgcaaccagaaaataaaaatggccTAAAGAGAACCCCTTCTTTAATTTGCTGGACATTATCAGGATAAGGTAGCACATTTGGGAAATgtattaatataataattatttcaaattctgCCAGAACATGGAGTGGCTTTTCAAATAACACCATTACCAACAGCCAtactttttcctcatctttttttccccgTTTTTCATGTTTATTGATTTGCCTTTTAATGACCTTTCTccatataaaataaattctatttgCAACAAAAAATAAGGatccttcttttcccttaaaTAATGAATTCAGTGCCTTTTtgttatttccaaaataaacacTGAGTTAAGAGATCCCAGATTTAATAGTCTTGTTTTCATGCACTGCCATTAAAATGGACCAACACTTAAATCCCTACTCACCACTAAAATACCTTCTTTGTAAAGGTCTTAAAAAAGCTTTAGCACCAGAAGTGTCATCTCTCTATTGCCACACTGCAACCAGTGCACACTGTGACACTATCTGTGCAATTATACTGTGCAACTATTTGAACTACACCTGTATTTCCACCAGCAACTGAGCTGACATCCTTCAATAACAATTCCTTTTTTCGTTGAGGATTTTACACGTAATAATGCAGAGATTTGGGTTTTTGCTGATATTTTGTTGTattgagttttgtttgtttttaaaaagaaaactcataCACTGAAACTTGCTGGTTGTTTTGAGGTAGCACAGCAAAGTGAGGATACCAGAATGAGCATATGCACATGACACCCTAAAAACATCTGATTGGCTTAGCTGCAATGGCACAAAATACTGTGTCAGAAACATGGATGAAAATGAATTTATTGCACGGGAATTCAAGATTCCAAGACCAGTGTTTGGGAAATGCaagggaggcagctgggcttTCTGCCCTTGGATAGggcagatgacactaagctggggggggagtgtggatcagctggaaggcaggagggctctgcagagggacctggacagactggagagttgggatgatcccaataggatgaggttcaacaaggccaagtgccgggtcctgcactttggccacaacaaccccatggggagctccaggctgggcacagagtggctgagagcagccaggcagagagggagctgggagtctggatcgacaggaagctgaacaggagccagcagtgtgcccaggtggccaagaaggccaatggcatcctgggctggatcagcaacagcgtggccaacaggtccagggaagggattctgcccctgtactcagccctggtgaggccacagcttgagtcctgtgtccagttctgggcccctcagttcaggaaggatatcgaggtcctggagcaggtccaaaggagggcaaccaggctggtgaagggactcgagcacagatcctatgaggagaggctgagagagctggggctgttcagcctgaagaagaggaggctcaggggagacctcatcactctctccaactccctgaaaggaggttggagccaggggggggttgggctcttttcccaggcaactctcagcaagacaagagggcagggtctcaagttgtgccaggggaggtttaggttggagatgagaaagaatttctttctggagagggtgatcagacattggaatgggctgcccagggaagtagtggattctccgtgtctggagatatttcaaaagagcctggatgtggcactcagtgccatggtctagcaaccgcaacggtggttcaagggttggacttgatgatctctgaggtcccttccaacccagccaattctatgattctatgatagaaGAGATGCTCTGACTGCCTGCATGCACATAAACCTCTTGGGGTAAGAGGTTAGCTCCTTGAActaattgcttttgttttttaaaaagaatataataataaaaatatagacTCATCACATTCTTCTAAGAAGACAGGCTGAAcgagttggggttgttcagcctggagaagattccagggagaccttagagaacattccagtacctgaaggaggcctacaagaaagctgaggagggactttttacaagggcatgactgagaggacaaaggggaagggttttaatttgaaagaaggaagatttagattagatattaggaaggaattctttagtgtgagggtggtgagacactggagccggtttcccagggaagtgggaaCATTTTGAACCACCTACAAATAGGAGAACACATATCTATAAAAATTGCAAAGCTAGTATTTaagaaacagaagtggaaaGAACAAGACTAGATGCAACTACAGCTTGTTAGATAATTTACATGGGCATGAAAATTCAAGAATAgcataaataatgtatttatcaCCACCATCCAAGATGCTACAGACAAAAAATTATGTTGGTCCAGGTTATGATTAAAAGAGAAACTGTgacagttctgggcccctcagttcaggaaggatatcgaggtcctggagcaggtccaaaggagggcaatcaggctggtgaagggactcgagcacagaccctgtgaggagaggctgagagagctggggttgttcagcctggagaagagaaggctcaggggagacctcatcgctctctacaactccctgaaaggaggcggtaaccgggtggacgttggtctcttttcccaggcaactctcagcaagacaagagggcagggtctcaagttgtgccaggggaaatttaggttatatattagaatttatttatggagagagtgatcaagcattggaatgggctgcccagggaagtagtggattctccgtgtctggagatatttcaaaagagcctggatgtggcactgagtgccatggtctagcaaccgcaacggtggtaaaagggttggactcgatgatctctgaggtcccttccaacccagccaattctatgattctatgatttttgaGATCAATTACTAACAGACATGTATTTAAAGGCTAAAGTTGAGCGTTAATCAAGTAGAAAACTACCAGCAGATTACAGGTGTTTTGTGGAATTAAGGGGGTAAACTTGTTACTCATTTGCTGCTGCACAGTGCTGCCCTCTCACAGTGCTATCCATACCCTGGAGCTCTGCAAGGGATCTacattttttcaggaaagaatttgGAGCAGTGGACATTGATACAAATTAGATAGTCTTGGTTTTTTAAACTCACAGACAACATTTCTCTATGCAAATCTCACTTCTGTTAGTAAATGCAAAagccaaaagaaacaaacttctGACCAGATGCTGTACAACCCTCAGTGTGTCACTTGGTGAGTAAATGTGCCCATGCCAGGCACACCAAAAGCTTCTGACATGAGTATTACCTTTCTGTATTAGTATCCTACCAGAGTCTGTCTGCTAACATCACTATAAGTAAGTCCTTTTACTCTTTACTTAAAATGCATAATATTATTTTACTacttcaaacaaaaataacacgTTTTCTGCAAAGTTCCAGTAGACACACAGAAAAAGTGTTAGACCCAAGGCTATGCTGTTTCCATTTTAAAGGGCCAGTAATTGAAAAGAGCCACTAAAAGCAACAATAGATCATTGTAGTATACAAAAGAGACCCTTAAGACAGCATTAGTACCTTTGGGGCTTATTTATTCAGAATTATCTTACAGCTTCTACATTTTTATAACAAACTCTTTAGTGATCCAGTCTAGTTCACTGCTCCTCTAAGTCTATAGAGAAGTCAGAAGAGCCCTGTAAGACCTAATTCTGGTGTGGACCATTCTTTGACCTCTTTCCAAATCAAATTCACACCTCCTTTAGCTCACACTATAATACTTGCTTCTCCCac is a genomic window containing:
- the PXYLP1 gene encoding 2-phosphoxylose phosphatase 1; translated protein: MLFRNRFLFLLALAALLAFLSLSLQFLHLIPVNPIREDGLNPKSRKRIMPDLLTEPPATDPLYEARVYCNIPTIAERSMEGHAPHYFKLVSVQVLIRHGDRYPLYTIPKTKRPDIDCMLLPSRKPSHPQLEAFIKHMSKGSAAQMDGSLSSLPRYPSHSLCEMGELTQTGVVQHLQNGQLLREIYINKHKLLLSNWTAKQLYLETTGKSRTLQSALALLYTFLPDFDWKKINMRHQWSTIFCSGSCDCPMRNHYLEEEQRRQYSLRVKNTDLEKIYVDMAKIVGIPTRQLRASNPIDSLLCYFCHNVSFPCTKTGCMSMEHFKVIKRHQLEDERERQEKKLYFLYALLATHPLLNQTVNRLQRIAEGKKEEVFVLYSAHDVTLSPVISALGITEARFPRFAARLVFELWQDGKKPKEHFVRILYDGTDVTFQTSFCKDYYKHSNKPMCPLEKFVNFVKRDMFLVFNSTSYHDACRRRAL